aaacataattttatcgATGAATAGGGTTAATACTTCTATTCTACGTTGTTTCGTTATAGCCCCACATTGGTAAGGGAGACAGATGGTTTGCTTATATGAATTTGGATAATTATCCTTAATGATCTTTTGGAGCTGAGTTAGACCGATGGATTACAGCTGGTTACGATCCAATATTTATTTGAGGATGGATTGATGGTTTGCTTGTACGGAGTTCGAGTAATTCTCCCCTTTATGAGTGAGCTTTTGAGGTTAATTTAGGTCAAGGTATCATATCTTTACAAATTCTTATCTCTAAACTTTTTTCGAGAATAACACATTTCTAATTGAAGGTAGGATAATTGGActttcttgaatttattttgatCTCCATATAAATAGAATTTCGTAAATCTTCtcgaaatatttaattatcataaACAATTCAACTATATTTCGATCTCTTTATAAATATCCATTTGATTAAAGGGCGAGTGAGTTGtcaataaacaattaaaaaagaaggataatttggaaggaaaaaaagataatcaactcactaattattttgaactataaaagtagttataacaaaaaaaaaattatattgaattaaaaaagtataaaaaataattaaagtacaTAACCACAGTGTTATagacaccccccccccccccaatataGTGTtcctattttcttataattatacTATAAGATATTAGTCATTATAATTTGAGCAATTAGTCAAAACTATGGActataagataaaatattgtgtacataaaacataactatataattaagtatgtaGTCTTGAACATAATTGGATTTagttttatattgtttttttgttgaagatttgaaactaacaaacaaaaaattcacttttgtcaattcaaattataaaagattatatttaatcattataTTTTGAGATGAGAAATAATTAAAGGAGTCAACATAtccaatttaataaatattactaGTCTTCTACATAAAGATTGACCATTGTAGAGgaaaatttagttaattttaatACAAACTTATCCATCCATACACACTTCTTCGTTTCGAGTACAAAcaaatagtttatttatttaattttatacaaatataaagaTCTACTTATACAGACTCAAAGCTGAAgtacataaatataaatgacgctatgttaaaatatatatttatttattatataataattcattgTATTGAAAAATGTATTGGATGAATAAGAAGgcaaaattttcttgatttttttcattcattcaaacaTGTGTTCAATTTCTTGTCTCTTTCTcactttttttaatcttcttgGAAATTTCTTTCgaaaattatgtaataattaaaaaaatgaaatacataaatttcaacTTGCTGAttatatgagttttttttttttttattcaaatttgtaaaatataagattagatgggacaaaaataattttaatgttaataacATGAGACAGATAAATAAGTTTTTCTTAGAATATACTTTTTCATAACATAGATATTGTTATGATTTACgtaaattgaaatatttatgcTGTTTTTAAGGCTGTTAATaatttgaagataaaattaataattcataacTAATTTAggagtattttaaatacttctCGAAAGATATCAACGAGTGTAAATGCGCGaacaaaaataactatatatattataatatgtgAAAGACGCAtcatttattgaattgatataacacaaaatgtaaataataaatCTTACTTAGGTGTGTTATCTTTAGCTCATTTGCCAATGAAATGCAATATCAAAAGCCAATAGATCAATATATTGGGCCAAGGGCTACCACTtccacaaaatttataaaagtgACAACTAAATTCTTGCTTGTGATACCCCtatttaaaatatagaaataataagtaaaatgtCTTTTTCAACTCGACCTCATTTCACATTCATTTCATCGCTTTTGATgtgcacaaacagacacttaAACTCGTATAAAATTGATCAAAGAGACGCATGAGTCTTGCATGCGCAATGTTAGCTTACACCCTAACCTCTTGAGCTGCCTTGTGGAATTGTGTTGGATACGTTGTTGTTGCACCTAAATACCGTCCTAAAATATCACCTATAGAATTTTTAAATAGTGGTTTTCAAAACGGCTACTTAAGCATATCGCGCCCTCCGAATTTTGGTTCTTGAGTTTTCGCAACCAAACAGCTCAAcagaaagaagaaacaaaaagtcATAATTGAAAACCAAAATGACCTAACAAATTTACATGATATTTAGAAGGTGAAAAAGTTTCAAACATTTGAGATACTAAGCCCAAAAGTTCAAAAGCATAAGAGACTTGTGTTTTTTCATAAAACACATTAGATAACAAAatcttttaaagtttaaaatccTTAACTAACAATAGAAAAAACCAACCTTAACATacataaacttaattcccatcTTCAGAAGATTTCAAGTAAAGATTCTCACCTCCATCACCACCATGACCACTCGAGCTTCCGCCCCGTCCTTGATCAGACATAGAACCTCCCATTTCCAGCTTGTTTGCACTGCCTAATCCTCTGCCAAAGTCAGGGAAACAACCACCACCAGTACTACCACTATGAGTGTTTTCGCTTTGTAGCATGTGAAGTCCACCGCTGCTTCCTCCACCAGAGCTGCTCATTCCAAGTTGCTGGCTATGATAAGCTGCTGCTTGATGTTGTTGCAATGATGATAGCTGTTGTTGTTGGCCATAGAGCATTGAGGAAGAGGATCTTGTTGTAGCCATAAGCGATTGCGTTGTTAGTTGTTGAGCTTGTTGTTGTTGCAGGTAATGTGCCCCTCCCTGCATCATCCCACCAGAAGCTAACTGCAGGACATCAAACATCAAATTTACAACTACAAACTAGCTTATCAAACATGTTAAGCCTATTCAAGAATGACAAGAAACAACATGTGTTAATTAGCTTATGTATACGATAGGTCACCTAAACAtgaacaacaataacatatatatatccaGTGTAATCCGACAAGAAGGGTCTTAGAAGGGTAGGATGCATGCATAACTTACCCCAACATTTGTAAGGTACAGAGGTTGTTTCTAGAAATACCCTCGGCTCAAATGGGAAATATCTGAATTAGGATTGTAAGAAAAGAGACAAGAAAGTAGCAGGATACAAAATAAATGCAACATCGGAGTAATACATATTGAAGCTGTGTTGCTCacactcttcaaaaatatcaaaggGTGTGTCCCGGATACTCAAAAAAGTAAAGCATTTTTGAAGTACCCGACACACATGCAGCAACAATTTTTGGAGTGTCCGAGCAATATAACATCGTAGAAAAAGAGGTTAACGCTGTTATCGTCTATAAAAAGGTGTGGTGAGTTACcaagaaaaaaagatatgttACCTACTACAATAAGTTAT
The DNA window shown above is from Solanum lycopersicum chromosome 11, SLM_r2.1 and carries:
- the LOC101253549 gene encoding GRF1-interacting factor 1, with protein sequence MQQQHLMQMQPMMAAYYPNNVTTDHIQQFLDENKSLILKIVESQNSGKISECAESQAKLQRNLMYLAAIADSQPQPPNMHSQLASGGMMQGGAHYLQQQQAQQLTTQSLMATTRSSSSMLYGQQQQLSSLQQHQAAAYHSQQLGMSSSGGGSSGGLHMLQSENTHSGSTGGGCFPDFGRGLGSANKLEMGGSMSDQGRGGSSSGHGGDGGENLYLKSSEDGN